The following coding sequences lie in one Sorghum bicolor cultivar BTx623 chromosome 6, Sorghum_bicolor_NCBIv3, whole genome shotgun sequence genomic window:
- the LOC8072999 gene encoding dolichol-phosphate mannosyltransferase subunit 3 yields MKHIFKIAAILIAISAIWIALLETSTVPRSYTWLLPIYLVVALGCYGLFMVGFGLMLFPSCPQEAVLLQQDIVEAKEFLAKKGVDVGSILSG; encoded by the exons ATGAAGCACATATTCAAGATTGCTGCAATACTGATAGCAATCTCAGCTATCTGGATTGCTCTACTTGAAACCTCAACTGTTCCTCGAAGTTATACTTGGCTG CTTCCCATCTACTTGGTAGTGGCTCTTGGATGCTACGGCCTTTTTATGGTTGGATTTGGACTTATGCTCTTCCCAAGTTGTCCTCAAGAAGCTGTACTACTGCAACAG GATATTGTGGAGGCAAAGGAATTCTTAGCAAAGAAGGGTGTTGATGTGGGCTCAATTTTAAGTGGTTGA
- the LOC8072998 gene encoding HVA22-like protein j isoform X2 — MPALECFKAIEQRPGRADQLRFWCQYWIILVLLVMFDEIAGVLISKIPMYYELKLAFLVYLWYPKTRGTDIVYETFLQPLVMQYQPNIEARLQYLRANAGDILVFYLKNFTERGYDLFLRVLDYVRSQASKGSRTRRFFSFRGERAERPSFADDDYATGGDRRDGGRHRRPRSGY, encoded by the exons ATGCCAGCGCTGGAGTGCTTCAAGGCGATCGAGCAGCGGCCAGGCCGGGCAGATCAGCTCCGCTTCTGGTGCCAGTATTG GATCATCTTGGTCCTCCTTGTCATGTTCGACGAAATTGCTGGGGTTCTCATTTCCAA GATTCCAATGTACTACGAGCTCAAGCTAGCCTTCCTCGTCTACTTGTGGTACCCAAAGACAAGG GGAACGGACATCGTGTACGAGACCTTCCTCCAGCCGCTGGTGATGCAGTACCAGCCCAACATCGAGGCCAGGCTACAGTACCTTCGCGCCAACGCCGGTGACATCCTCGTCTTCTACCTCAAGAACTTCACCGAGAGGGGCTACGACCTCTTCCTCCGGGTGCTCGACTACGTCCGGTCGCAGGCGTCCAAAGGGTCAAGAACACGG AGATTCTTCTCGTTCCGAGGGGAACGGGCGGAGAGGCCAAGCTTCGCCGACGACGACTATGCCACCGGCGGCGACCGGAGGGACGGGGGAAGGCACCGCCGGCCACGTAGTGGCTACTAG
- the LOC8072998 gene encoding putative HVA22-like protein g isoform X1: protein MSTELLTKFLTLLFGYAMPALECFKAIEQRPGRADQLRFWCQYWIILVLLVMFDEIAGVLISKIPMYYELKLAFLVYLWYPKTRGTDIVYETFLQPLVMQYQPNIEARLQYLRANAGDILVFYLKNFTERGYDLFLRVLDYVRSQASKGSRTRRFFSFRGERAERPSFADDDYATGGDRRDGGRHRRPRSGY, encoded by the exons ATGTCGACCGAGCTCCTGACGAAATTCCTCAC GTTGCTGTTCGGGTATGCCATGCCAGCGCTGGAGTGCTTCAAGGCGATCGAGCAGCGGCCAGGCCGGGCAGATCAGCTCCGCTTCTGGTGCCAGTATTG GATCATCTTGGTCCTCCTTGTCATGTTCGACGAAATTGCTGGGGTTCTCATTTCCAA GATTCCAATGTACTACGAGCTCAAGCTAGCCTTCCTCGTCTACTTGTGGTACCCAAAGACAAGG GGAACGGACATCGTGTACGAGACCTTCCTCCAGCCGCTGGTGATGCAGTACCAGCCCAACATCGAGGCCAGGCTACAGTACCTTCGCGCCAACGCCGGTGACATCCTCGTCTTCTACCTCAAGAACTTCACCGAGAGGGGCTACGACCTCTTCCTCCGGGTGCTCGACTACGTCCGGTCGCAGGCGTCCAAAGGGTCAAGAACACGG AGATTCTTCTCGTTCCGAGGGGAACGGGCGGAGAGGCCAAGCTTCGCCGACGACGACTATGCCACCGGCGGCGACCGGAGGGACGGGGGAAGGCACCGCCGGCCACGTAGTGGCTACTAG